A stretch of the Uranotaenia lowii strain MFRU-FL chromosome 3, ASM2978415v1, whole genome shotgun sequence genome encodes the following:
- the LOC129752575 gene encoding uncharacterized protein LOC129752575, which translates to MMLAEVYRFIAQAKMKSDHRSRTTFESSEPFNIFYQNVGGVNSCLIDYLLATSCSCYDVFAFTETWLNDRTLSSQIIGPDYAVFRCDRSPRNSKKSTGGGVLLAVKSTFPAKPIEDDSWANLELVWIRIDFGDRKLYLCVVYVPPDRSGDLALAESFSLCLSKISSICSPADDILIIGDFNLPGLKWCSSPSGFLFPDPARSSFSASSNIFLDSLSTATLRQINKIENENGRMLDLCFVNEGIKNPTIESAPAPLVKTVPHHPALVISLDITKILGSEEKTASFYHDFKNVDFEAISLVLQSIDWEAELAFSNPNAAAETFANILNYIIDRHVPKRSTATNLRTPWVTGSLRRLKTAKQRALRNYNKHKSLYTKDKYRKLNSAYKKAIKRNYQNYINRLQQNFKSSPKSFWQHVKNQRRESGLPSQMFLNSDTGNSDPEICDLFAEKFSSIFTTGSISPEQLARAVRNILPTPSSFNGITIDDASISKATVKLKNSTSLGPDGIPATFLKRFMPLLLFPVRHISQSSLDVGIFPSLWKEAYMFPVHKKGDKRDNVNQYYGVHLIIKPSEDSS; encoded by the exons TGATCATCGATCCCGCACTACGTTCGAATCGTCCGAACCCTTCAACATTTTCTATCAGAACGTCGGTGGTGTTAATAGTTGTTTGATTGACTACTTGTTGGCGACTTCATGTTCTTGCTACGACGTCTTTGCCttcaccgaaacctggctcAACGACCGGACCCTCTCTAGTCAGATTATCGGCCCAGATTACGCAGTGTTCCGTTGCGACCGTAGTCCTCGTAACAGCAAAAAGTCTACtggtggtggagtgttactcgCCGTGAAATCTACGTTTCCAGCTAAGCCAATTGAAGACGATTCCTGGGCCAACTTAGAACTTGTTTGGATTCGCATTGATTTCGGAGATCGGAAACTTTATttgtgcgtagtgtacgtgcccCCTGACCGTTCTGGAGACTTGGCTTTAGCTGAATCTTTTTCGCTCTGCCTCTCTAAAATAAGTTCGATTTGCTCTCCGGCAGACGACATACTCATCATCGGCGACTTCAATCTACCCGGTTTGAAATGGTGCTCCTCCCCAAGCGGCTTTTTATTTCCGGATCCTGCTCGTTCTTCATTCTCAGCATCCTCTAATATCTTCCTTGACTCCTTGAGCACCGCGACTCTACGAcagatcaacaaaattgaaaatgaaaacggcCGTATGCTTGATCTCTGCTTCGTGAACGAAGGGATCAAGAATCCGACGATCGAATCCGCTCCTGCTCCTCTGGTTAAAACTGTCCCGCATCATCCAGCCTTAGTGATTTCACTCGATATCACTAAAATACTTGGCTCAGAAGAGAAAACTGCGTCTTTCTATCACGATTTTAAGAACGTTGACTTCGAAGccatatccctcgtcctgcaatCCATTGATTGGGAGGCTGAGCTCGCTTTTTCTAATCCCAATGCAGCTGCCGAGACGTTTGCGAACATCCTGAACTATATCatcgatcgccatgtgccgAAACGTAGCACGGCTACCAATCTACGGACCCCCTGGGTTACTGGAAGTCTTCGTAGACTTAAGACGGCTAAGCAGCGCGCACTACGCAACTACAACAAACACAAGTCCCTCTACACTAAGGACAAATATCGCAAATTGAATTCTGCCTATAAGAAAGCCATTAAGCGTAACTACCAGAATTATATTAATCGGTTACAACAGAATTTCAAGAGcagtccgaaatctttttggCAGCACGTGAAAAATCAGCGGAGAGAATCAGGGCTTCCGTCTCAAATGTTCCTGAACAGCGACACAGGGAACTCTGATCCCGAAATTTGTGATCTATTTGCCGAGAAGTTCTCCAGCATTTTTACAACTGGATCCATTTCTCCTGAGCAACTGGCAAGAGCTGTGAGAAATATATTGCCTACACCTTCTTCGTTTAACGGTATCACAATCGACGATGCATCCATATCGAAAGCGACAGTTAagctgaaaaactctacatcttTGGGCCCGGATGGTATACctgctacttttttgaagcgttttatgccacttttgctgTTTCCTGTTCGGCATATTTCCCAATCATCGCTGGATGTTGGAATCTTTCCCTCACTATGGAaggaagcctacatgtttcctGTTCACAAGAAGGGTGACAAGAGAGAC AATGTGAATCAATATTACGGAGTGCATCTGATCATCAAACCATCTGAAGATtcgagctaa